The proteins below are encoded in one region of Pleuronectes platessa chromosome 14, fPlePla1.1, whole genome shotgun sequence:
- the LOC128455532 gene encoding protamine-like protein has product MRSSVRLRNLMSQLKSSRRSRYPMGSKSPKRRVMTPKSRAKSPRRTKSPMRSRAKSPMRSRSPRRSRSPRTLFSPKGRVMTPKTRAKSPRRFKSPMRSRSPRRSKSPKMRVMTPKTRAKSPRRTKSPMRSRSTRRFSTPRRSRTPTRSKSPMRSESPKIRAKSPKMGANRSKSPRLRAKSPTRRVKLQREYSGYTVSNMILEAVSASKERHGISLPALKKALQAGGYDVARNNARVLLTIRRLVASKALVQKKGPSGSLKVNKKAPAP; this is encoded by the exons atgagatcttcaGTGAGACTTCGGAATTTAATGTCTCAGCTCAAATCTTCAAGGAGATCAAGATATCCAAtgggatccaaatctccaaagagaaGAGTCATGACTCCAAAGAgtagagcaaagtctccaagaagaaccaaatctccaatgagatccag agcaaagtctccaatgagatccagatctccacggagatccaggtctccaaggactCTTTTCTCTCCAAAGGGAAGAGTCATGACTCCAAAGACTAGAGCAAA gtctccaaggagattcaaatctccaatgagatcaagatctccaaggagatccaaatctccaaagatgagagtcatgactccaaagactagagcaaagtctccaaggagaaccaaatctccaatgagatccaggtctACAAGGAGATTCAGtactccaaggagatccaggactccaacgagatccaaatctccaatgagatccgaatctccaaagattagagccaagtctccaaagatgggagcaaa tagatccaaatctccaaggTTGAGAGCCAAGTCTCCAACGAGGAGAGTAAAGCTTCAGAGGGAGTATTCGGGCTACACAGTGTCCAACATGATACTGGAGGCTGTTTCCGCTTCCAAAGAGCGCCATGGAATATCCCTGCCTGCCTTGAAGAAGGCTCTGCAGGCTGGAGGATACGATGTTGCGAGGAACAACGCCAGGGTCCTCCTCACCATCAGACGCCTAGTGGCCAGCAAAGCTTTGGTTCAGAAAAAGGGCCCCTCAGGCTCCTTGAAGGTGAACAAAAAGGCTCCTGCACCTTGA
- the LOC128455533 gene encoding LOW QUALITY PROTEIN: uncharacterized protein LOC128455533 (The sequence of the model RefSeq protein was modified relative to this genomic sequence to represent the inferred CDS: substituted 1 base at 1 genomic stop codon), whose protein sequence is MRAKSPTKSPKMIAKSQKMGAKSPMRSRSPRRTKSPMRSKSPMRSSVRLRNLTSQLKSSRXTRYPMRSKSPKRRVMTPKTRAKSPRRTKSPMRSRSPRRSRTPMRSKSPMRSESPKMGERSPMRSRSPRRSKSPMRSSVRLRNLMSQLKSSRRSRYPMGSKSPKRRVMTPKTTAKSPRRTKSPMRSRSTRRSRSPRRSRTPMRSKSPMRSESPKMRAKS, encoded by the coding sequence atgagagccaaGTCTCCAACAAAGTCCCCAAAGATGATTGCAAAGTCTCAAAAGAtgggagcaaagtctccaatgagatcaagATCTCCACGGagaaccaaatctccaatgagatctaaatctccaatgagatcttcaGTGAGGCTTCGGAATTTAACGTCTCAGCTCAAATCTTCAAGGTGAACAAGAtatccaatgagatccaaatctccaaagagaagagtcatgactccaaagactagagcaaagtctccaaggagaaccaaatctccaatgagatccaggtctccaaggagatccaggactccaatgagatccaaatctccaatgagatccgaaTCTCCAAAGATGGGAGAAAggtctccaatgagatcgagatctccacggagatccaaatctccaatgagatcttcaGTGAGACTTCGGAATTTAATGTCTCAGCTCAAATCTTCAAGGAGATCAAGATATCCAAtgggatccaaatctccaaagagaaGAGTAATGACTCCAAAGACtacagcaaagtctccaaggagaaccaaatctccaatgagatccaggtctacaaggagatccaggtctccaaggagatccaggactccaatgagatccaaatctccaatgagatccgaatctccaaagatgagagccaagtct
- the LOC128455534 gene encoding protamine-like protein, giving the protein MGERSPMRSRSPMRSSVRLRNLMSQLKSSRRSRYPMGSKSPKRRVMTPKTTAKSPRRTKSPMRSRSTRRSRSPRRSRTPMRSKSPMRSESPKMRAKSPKMGTKSPMRSRSPRRSKSPMRSESPKIRAKSPKMGAKSPMRSRSPGRTESPMRSRSTRRLRSPKRFESPIISRSPSRSKSPRLRAKSPTRRVKLQREYLGYTVSNMILEAVSASKERHGISLPALKKALQAGGYDVARNNTRVLLTIRRLVASKALVQKKGQIKYK; this is encoded by the coding sequence ATGGGAGAAAggtctccaatgagatcgagatctccaatgagatcttcaGTGAGACTTCGGAATTTAATGTCTCAGCTCAAATCTTCAAGGAGATCAAGATATCCAAtgggatccaaatctccaaagagaaGAGTAATGACTCCAAAGACtacagcaaagtctccaaggagaaccaaatctccaatgagatccaggtctacaaggagatccaggtctccaaggagatccaggactccaatgagatccaaatctccaatgagatccgaatctccaaagatgagagccaagtctccaaagatgggaacaaagtctccaatgagatcaagatctccacggagatccaaatctccaatgagatccgaatctccaaagattagagccaagtctccaaagatgggagcaaagtctccaatgagatcgagATCTCCAGGGAGAACcgaatctccaatgagatccaggtctACAAGGAGACTCAGGTCTCCAAAGAGATTTGAATCTCCAATCATATCAAGATCTCCAAgtagatccaaatctccaaggTTGAGAGCCAAGTCTCCAACGAGGAGAGTAAAGCTTCAGAGGGAGTATTTGGGCTACACAGTGTCCAACATGATACTGGAGGCTGTTTCCGCTTCCAAAGAGCGCCATGGAATATCCCTGCCTGCCTTGAAGAAGGCTCTGCAGGCTGGAGGATACGATGTTGCGAGGAACAACACCAGGGTCCTCCTCACCATCAGACGCCTAGTGGCCAGCAAAGCTTTGGTTCAGAAAAAGGgccaaataaaatacaaataa